The following nucleotide sequence is from Streptomyces leeuwenhoekii.
GGAGGAGCCCGCGCCCGACTGCCCCCCGGCCGCGCGTGCCGCCGTCGCCTCGCTGACCCCCGGCAGGCCGGCCCCCTGGATCGCGCAGGCCGCGGCCCGGGGCACCCGCGTCTTCGCCGACGTCGGCTGGGACGAGACCGGCGCCTGGGACCTGGCGGGCCTGACCGACCTCGCCCACTGCGAGGCGTTCCTGCCCAACGCCGAGGAGGCCATGCGCTACACCGGCGCCCGCTGCCCCCGGGCCGCCGCGCACGCGCTGACCGAGCACGTGCCGCTCGCGGTGGTCACCCTCGGCGCGGAGGGCGCGTACGCCGTGGACGGGCGCACCGGCGAGAGCGCCGAGGTGCCCGCCATCGCCGTCGAGGCGCTGGACCCCACCGGCGCCGGGGACGTCTTCGTCGCCGGGTTCGTCACCGGCACGCTGGCCGGCTGGCCGCTCGCCGACCGGCTCGCCTTCGCCGGGCTGACCGCCGCCCTCTCCGTCCAGGAGTTCGGCGGCTCGCTGTCGGCGCCCGGCTGGACCGAGATCGCCGCCTGGTGGCACGAGGTCAGGTCCGTCGAGAGCCAGGACCCGGCGGCGCTGCGCCGCTACGCGTTCCTGGCGGACCTCGTCCCCGGCGAGCTGGACCGCCCGTGGCCCCTGCGTCGCGCGGTCCCCACCATCGGCTTCCGCCGCCCGGCCTGATCCCGGCCGCCGGGGCCCCGCGCCCGCGGTGCCCCGGCGGGACGCCCCCCGCGGGCGCCTGCCGCGCCCCGGCCGCCCGCCCCCGGCGGACCGCCCGCCCGGTGGCCGAGCGGGGGCCGTCCCCATGGTGGAGCGGGGGCGGCCGCGGGCGGCCGGACGCGGGCGGCCGAGCCGCCCGGTGAAAAGCCCTTCGGCGTTGTCACTCGCCCGTCGTACCCTGGGAATCGCGAGGCCGCCCTCAGCCGTGCGGCCGTGACGAGGAGGAACCGCAGGCCTTAAGCGCCGGCCCATGACTCAGACACCCACAGCTCACACCCCCGCGCAGGGGCAGGCGAAAGTGCAGTTCACCGTCCCCGCCCAGCACCCCATGGTGACCGTGCTGGGATCCGGCGACTCCCTCCTGCGCGTGATCGAGAAGGCTTTCCCGGCGGCCGACATCCACGTCCGGGGCAACGAGATCAGCGCGATCGGCGACCCGGCGGAAGTCGCCCTCGTTTCGCGCGTGTTCGAAGAGATGATGCTCGTGCTCCGCACCGGGCAGCCGATGACGGAGGACGCTGTGGAACGCTCGATCGCCATGCTCAAGGCGAGCGAGACCGGGGAGGGCGACGGCCAGGAGACCCCGGCTCAGGTACTCACCCAGAACATCCTGTCCTCACGCGGCCGCACGATCCGCCCCAAGACGCTCAACCAGAAGCGGTACGTCGACGCCATCGACAAGCACACGATCGTCTTCGGCATCGGCCCGGCCGGTACGGGCAAGACGTACCTGGCGATGGCCAAGGCGGTGCAGGCCCTGCAGTCCAAGCAGGTCAACCGCATCATCCTGACCCGCCCGGCGGTCGAGGCGGGCGAGCGCCTCGGCTTCCTGCCCGGCACCCTGTACGAGAAGATCGACCCGTATCTGCGCCCCCTGTACGACGCGCTGCACGACATGCTCGACCCGGACTCGATCCCGCGGCTGATGGCGGCGGGGACGATCGAGGTCGCGCCGCTCGCGTACATGCGCGGCCGTACCCTGAACGACGCCTTCATCATCCTCGACGAGGCGCAGAACACCAGCCCCGAGCAGATGAAGATGTTCCTCACCCGCCTCGGCTTCGACTCGAAGATCGTGATCACGGGTGATGTGACCCAGGTCGACCTGCCCGACGGCCAGAAGTCCGGTCTGCGCCAGGTGCAGGAGATCCTGGAGGGCGTCGAGGACGTCCACTTCTCCCGGCTGTCGTCCCACGACGTCGTACGGCACAAGCTGGTGGGCCGTATCGTCGACGCGTACGAGAAGTACGACAGCAAGTTCGGCACCGAGAACGGCGGGCACAAGAAGCGCGGCACGCCCGGCGCCAAGGGATCCAAGGGGAAGTAGACCAGCACGACCATGTCGATCGACGTCAACAACGAATCCGGAACCGAGGTCGACGAGCAGGCGATCCTCGACATCGCCCGCTACGCGCTCGCGCGGATGCGCATCCACCCGCTCTCCGAGCTCTCGGTGATCGTCGTGGACGCCGATGCCATGGAGCAGCTCCACATCCAGTGGATGGACCTGCCGGGGCCCACGGACGTCATGTCCTTCCCGATGGACGAACTGCGTCCGCCGTCGAAGGACGACGACGAGCCCCCGCAGGGCCTGCTCGGCGACATCGTGCTGTGCCCCGAGGTCGCCGCCCGGCAGGGCGCCGAGGCACCCACGCGGCACACCATGGACGAGGAGCTCCAGCTCCTCACCGTCCACGGTGTGCTGCACCTGCTCGGCTACGACCACGAGGAGCCGGACGAGAAGGCCGAGATGTTCGGCCTCCAGGCCGCCATCGTGGACGGCTGGCGTGCGGAGAAGGGCCTGACCGGCCCGTCCCCGGCCCCGACCGTGTCATGAGCCTCGCGCTCGTCTCCGGCGCCGTCGCCCTCGTCGTCGTCGCCTGGCTCGCCGCCTGCGCGGAGGCGGGGCTGGCCCGCGTCTCCAGCTTCCGGGCCGAGGAGGCCGTTCGGTCGGGGCGGCGCGGCAGCGCCAAGCTGGCCCAGGTCGCCGCGGACCCGACCCGCTACCTCAACGTGGCGCTGCTGGTCCGCGTCGCCTGCGAGATGGCCGCCGCGGCCCTGGTCACCCACGCCTGTTTGAAGGAGTTCGCCGGCACCGCCGAGGCGCTGGCGGTCGCCATCGCGGTCATGGTGCTGGTGTCGTACGTCGCCGTCGGGGTCTCCCCGCGCACCATCGGCCGCCAGCACCCGCTGAACACGGCGACCGTGTCGGCGTACGTCCTGGTGCCGCTGGCGCGGATCATGGGCCCGATCCCGTCGCTGCTGATCCTCATCGGCAACGCGCTCACCCCCGGCAAGGGCTTCCGCCGCGGGCCGTTCGCCTCCGAGGCGGAGCTGCGCGCGCTGGTGGACCTGGCCGAGAAGGAGTCGCTGATCGAGGCCGAGGAGCGCCGCATGGTGCACTCGGTGTTCGAACTGGGCGACACCCTGGTGCGCGAGGTGATGGTCCCGCGCACCGACCTCGTCGTCATCGAGCGCTACAAGACCATCCGCCAGGCCCTCACCCTCGCCCTGCGCTCCGGTTTCTCCCGGATCCCG
It contains:
- the ybeY gene encoding rRNA maturation RNase YbeY, which produces MSIDVNNESGTEVDEQAILDIARYALARMRIHPLSELSVIVVDADAMEQLHIQWMDLPGPTDVMSFPMDELRPPSKDDDEPPQGLLGDIVLCPEVAARQGAEAPTRHTMDEELQLLTVHGVLHLLGYDHEEPDEKAEMFGLQAAIVDGWRAEKGLTGPSPAPTVS
- a CDS encoding hemolysin family protein, with the protein product MSLALVSGAVALVVVAWLAACAEAGLARVSSFRAEEAVRSGRRGSAKLAQVAADPTRYLNVALLVRVACEMAAAALVTHACLKEFAGTAEALAVAIAVMVLVSYVAVGVSPRTIGRQHPLNTATVSAYVLVPLARIMGPIPSLLILIGNALTPGKGFRRGPFASEAELRALVDLAEKESLIEAEERRMVHSVFELGDTLVREVMVPRTDLVVIERYKTIRQALTLALRSGFSRIPVAGDSEDDIVGIVYLKDLVRKTHISRDAESELVSTAMRPAFFVPDTKNAGDLLREMQKERNHVAVVVDEYGGTAGIVTIEDILEEIVGEITDEYDRELPPVEDLGGDRYRVTARLGIGDLGELYGLESYDDEDVETVGGLLAKALGRVPIAGASSVVELPDGRALRLTAEAAAGRRNKIVTVLAEPAAPEDRAPDEEEKAG
- a CDS encoding PhoH family protein, translating into MTQTPTAHTPAQGQAKVQFTVPAQHPMVTVLGSGDSLLRVIEKAFPAADIHVRGNEISAIGDPAEVALVSRVFEEMMLVLRTGQPMTEDAVERSIAMLKASETGEGDGQETPAQVLTQNILSSRGRTIRPKTLNQKRYVDAIDKHTIVFGIGPAGTGKTYLAMAKAVQALQSKQVNRIILTRPAVEAGERLGFLPGTLYEKIDPYLRPLYDALHDMLDPDSIPRLMAAGTIEVAPLAYMRGRTLNDAFIILDEAQNTSPEQMKMFLTRLGFDSKIVITGDVTQVDLPDGQKSGLRQVQEILEGVEDVHFSRLSSHDVVRHKLVGRIVDAYEKYDSKFGTENGGHKKRGTPGAKGSKGK
- a CDS encoding carbohydrate kinase family protein, which codes for MTSVTAAPTVSSASVLPAGAGSHGHAQVDPLGALRTPADPTWDVYLTGTVFLDIIFTGLDSAPVRGTESWARGMGSSPGGVANMATALARLGLRTSLAAAFGDDHYGDYCWDALEQGEGIDLSPSRTVPGWHSPVTVSMAYEGERTMVSHGHEPPPEEPAPDCPPAARAAVASLTPGRPAPWIAQAAARGTRVFADVGWDETGAWDLAGLTDLAHCEAFLPNAEEAMRYTGARCPRAAAHALTEHVPLAVVTLGAEGAYAVDGRTGESAEVPAIAVEALDPTGAGDVFVAGFVTGTLAGWPLADRLAFAGLTAALSVQEFGGSLSAPGWTEIAAWWHEVRSVESQDPAALRRYAFLADLVPGELDRPWPLRRAVPTIGFRRPA